AACCCAACTCACCTATCTCCTCCCGGGTCTCATCTTGGCCTTTGCCGTGGTGGCGGCCGAACCTCAGGTGACCCTTTTTATCCTCTTTCTGGGCTATGCCCTTCTCTTTCCCCTTAAGGAACTCCTTTTGCGTCTGCGCCCGGCGGGCTTTCGCTTGCGGACCAAGCCTCAGGAGTCCCCGGAGGAGATTTGACAGGGACAAAAAGAAGGATTAAAAAGAAAACGCCAAAATGAGAAAGGGAGGAGAAGCTCATGAGTTGTAAATGCCGTCTGCTCAACATTGGGTTTGGAAATTCCGTGGTGGCCGAGCGGGTGGTGGCCATTGTCAATCCCAACTCGGCTCCCATGAAAAGGTTGCGGGAGGAGGCCAAGGAATCCAAGCGCCTCATTGATGCCACCCAGGGCCGTCGGACCCGTTCCATCATCATCACCGACTCTAACCACGTGATCCTTTCGGCCATCCAGGCCGAGACCATCGCCCAGCGCATGATGTCCGATCTCCTCAAAATGCACGAGGAGTGTGCCGAGACCCAGAAAGTAGAAGAGAAGGAAAAGGCCCCCTCCAAACGCCGCGGGAAGGCCGCTTAGCCTAGATGCGGGCCCTGCTTCTGGTGGTCTCCGCGCCCTCCGGGGCGGGGAAGACTACTCTTTGTCGTCTTTTAATAGAGAGGCTGGGCTTTCGGTTTTCCGTCTCTCACACCACCCGTCCGCCTCGGCCCGGAGAGGAGGAAGGACGGGATTATTATTTCGTCTCCCGGGAAGAATTTGAGTCCATGGTCTCCCGGGGAGAATTCGTGGAGTGGGCCGAGGTCCACGGGCATCTTTACGGGACCTCTCGGGCGGAGGTGGAGGAGGCTCTGGCCCGGGGGGAAGATCTCCTCCTGGACATTGACGTCCAGGGGGCCTCCAGTTTGCGCCGGTTTTTTCCGGAGGCGGTTTTTGTCTTTGTGGCCCCGCCTTCGCTTTCCGAACTCGAAAGGCGCTTGCGGGCCCGGGGTACGGAGACCGAGGAGGTGTTGCAAAGAAGGCTGGCCCGCGCCCGGGAGGAGATGACCTTTGCCCCCTGGTTTGACTATGTGGTGGTGAACGACGAGGTGGAGCGGGCCTTTGGGGATCTAGTGGCCATCGTGCGGGCCGAGAGGTGTCGCCCCCCGCGGCTTCCTTTATGGCCGAGGTAGTCTGGGGGATTAACCCCGTTTTGGAACTCCTCCGAAGCCAGCCCGATCGGGTGGAGGAGATCTGGATAGCCGCCGAGGGCTTGCGGGGAAGGCGGGCCCGGGTCCTGGAGCTGGCCCGAAAACTCGAGATCCCGGTGCGGGTGGTGAAGCGGTTTGCGCCCCCTAAAGTCCCCAGGGAGGCCTCCACTCAGGGGGTGGTGGCCTATATCCGGGAGTTTGAATATCTGGATCTGGAATCCCTCCTGGAAAGGCTCTCTTCCGAGAAGGAGCCCGTGGTGCTTTTTCTGGATGAGCTTACCGATCCCCAGAACGTGGGTTCCCTCATCCGGAGCGCGGAGGCCCTGGGGGCCAAGGGGGTGGTCCTTCCCCGGCACCGGGCCTGCGGGGTGACCCCCACGGTGGTCAAGGCCTCGGCCGGGGCGGTCTTTCATCTTCCCGTGGCCCGGGTGACCAACCTCCGGCGGGCCATTCTGAGGCTTCGGGAGGCGGGCTTTCGGGTCCTGGGGCTGGAGGCCCGGGCCGAACGCCCCCTTTTTGAGGCGGATCTTTCCGGACCTTTAGGTCTGGTGGTGGGCAGTGAGGGCCGGGGCCTGAGGGCCGGGGTGCGGGAGGCCTGCGACGGGCTCCTTTCCATTCCCCTTTCGGGGCGGGTAGAATCTCTGAACGCCGCGGTGGCCGGAGCCCTGGCCCTTTACGAGGTCTTTCGTCAGCGCCATGTATCGGGCTTATCGTCTGGCTAGTTTTCTGGCCGAAAGACTATTGCGACCCTTCTTTCCGGGGCGTTTCCGGCCTCCGGAAGCCGGCCCGGTGGACCTCTGGATGCATGCGGCCTCCGTGGGGGAATTACGGGTGGCGGAGGCCCTACTTGCGGCCCTGGCCTCCCGGGGAGCTTCTCCACGGGTGGCCTTGACCCTTCAGACAGAAAGCGCCCGCAGGCTGGCCCAGCGGCGAAATCTTCCTGCCCAGGTCTTTTCGGCTCCCTGGGATGGTCCCCGAACCGTGGTCCGGACTCTGGAGATCCTGAGACCCCGAGTGCTGGTCCTTCTGGAAACCGAACTCTGGCCCAATCTTCTGGCCGAGGCCCTGCGGCGAGAGATCCCGGTCTGTGTAGTCAACGGCCGTCTTTCGGATCGGAGTTTTCCCCGCTATTTGGCCCTACGAAGGCTCTTTCGGCCTCTTCTTGAAAGGCTGACCTTTGTGGGAGCGATTTCCCCTCTGGATCGGGAGCGCTTTCTGGCCCTGGGAGCCCCTCCAGAACGGGTGGAGGTGGTGGGAAACGCCAAGTACGACCTTCTGGTAGCGGAAAAGGAACGGGTGGATCTTGAGGGGCTTTCGGCACGGCTGAGGCTCCGGGAAGGAGAAAAGGTGGTGGTCTTCGGGAGCATGCGCGGGGGAGAAGAATCTTTAGTGCGGGAGGTGGTGCGCCAGCTGGCCGCTCGAGAAGAGGTGCGCTTTGTGGTGGCCCCCCGGCACCTTGAAAGGGTTTCCTCTTTTAAAAAAGCCCTCGAGGATCTTGGGCTATCCCTGGAGTTTTTTAGCCGCCATCGGCCCGCGCGTATCGTTCTGGTAGATGAAATAGGCCCTCTTTTTGGACTCTATGGTCTGGCCACCGCGGCGGTGGTGGGGGGGAGTTTTGTCCCCAAGGGGGGGCAGAATCCGGTGGAGCCAGCGGTCTGGGGGGTCCCGACCCTCTTCGGTCCCCACATGGAGAACTTCCGGGAAGAAGTCCGACGACTTTCCGGGGCCGGAGTTCGAATGGTTCAGACCAGTGCCGAAGCCCTTTCTCTTCTTCGCCAGTGGCTGGATGAAGAGGGGACCCGCCGTGAGGCCCGAGAAGCTCTGCAGAAAAGTCTTTCAGCGCTTCTCGGGGCCTCGGAGCGCTACGCCGCTCGAATTCTCCGGATCCTCAATGGGTCTCACCCATCTTGACCACGGGGCAGGTCATGGTGTGCTGAATATAAGGGATGCTCTGGAGTTTGCGCAGGACTACCTCGGAGAGGGTGTCGTGGTCCTCGGTTTCTACCTCGGTGATGATATCATAAGGTCCCATGATGATGTCCAGTTTTTTGACTTCGGGCATCTCCGAAAGAGTCTTGGCTACCTCGGCGGTCTTGCCGATCTGGGTATTGATGAGGATATAGGCTCTTAAGGGCATGTCCTACCTCCTAGGCCGTTTTTTAAAACTTACCAGAGGATATTGAGGAATAGAAGGAGACCGGCGGCGGCAAGGAGGGGAAGTCCCGCCAGGACTTTCCGGGTTTGAAGCGGGGCCGGGCGGCCATGGCGCAGGTGGTGGAAACCCCGGGCGTACATCGCCCGGAGGGTCCTTTCGGTTTCTTCATGGGCCCGGAGCAGGAGCAGGGCGTAAAGCCGGGCTTTCAGACGATAGGTAGCCAAATTCGATCTCTCCCGAAAGCCCCGGGCTACCATAGCCAGCTGGAGGTGGCGCAGGTCGTCGAGCAGGGTGTAGGCGTAGCGATAGCTCATGACGAAAAGGGCCAGGAGTTTTTCCGGGGCCTTTAAGGCCGCGGCCGCTCGCAGGGTCTCCGGAAGGGGAGAAGTCCCCACCAGGGCCAGAAAGAAGAGGAAGGAGGCCCCGATGCGCAGGAGGATGGTAAAGGAAAGGAAAAGTCCCTGAGGTGCGGTAAGGGAGAGCACCAGGGCCAGGAGGAGGCCCAGGGCCAAAGGGGCCCGCAGGTGCCACCATACGAAGGAAGCCGGAAGCCGGGAAAGGATAACCAAGCCCAGGGCCAGGGCCAGGGAGAGTCCGGCCGCGGAGGGATTGCGAGCCAGGGCGGTGGCCAGAAGAAAGGAAAAAAGAGCGGCCAACTTGAGTCGGGGATCCAGGCGATGTAGAGGGCTGGTCCCCCGGCCGTAGCGGTCAATCTCTGGAAGATGCAAGCTCTCTCAACCTCCGGCGGTTTTCTAGGGCCAGCCCCAGGGCCGCTAAGGCCAAAAGGAGGGCCAGTCCGGAAAGAATCCCCTCCACGGGAAGTTCCCTTGGGTGTTTGGGAGGGGATGGCTCCGATTTTGGGGCCGAGGGTTTTTCCGGGGCCAGCCGGAGCACCCTTTCGGCCCGGTGTCCCAGGGCCCCCGAGACCACCACCCGGACCTCGGTGCAGGGGGGCCTCGAGAGCCGGGCTCGCCCCTCCTGATCGGTTACGGTTTCCGCTACTTTCCGGTCCTGGCAATAGAGTTCCACCCGATCTCCCCGGGCAGGCCGTCCGTCAGCAAAGTAAGCTTCGAGTAAAAGCCCCCCGTCCTGGGGACGGAGATCAAAGTCCAGGCGATGGGCCCGGGCCGGAGAGGCCAGGACTAGAAGGAGACCTGCTGCGGCCAGGAGAATTTCCGGGTGCATCCGCTTCAGGGCCTTGAGGGCAAAGAAGGTGATCAGGCCTTCTAGGGCCGCCACCGGAAGATGGGCGACCAGGGCTAGTTGGGCCGTGCGCCAGAAGGCCTTGCCAGCCAAGGCCAGGGCCAAGGCCAAAAGGAGCCCCGAGCTCAACACTGCTCCCGCGGCCAGGACTCCGGCCAGGATTTCCCCTTTGTGGACCTCCCTCTGCCAGAGCCATCCGACCAGGGCCGCCGGAAGTCCCATAATGAGGGTGTTTACTCCCAGGGAAAAGATTCCTCCAAACTGAAAGAGAAGGGCCTGAAGGGTAAGGGCCACAAAGAGGGCCAGAAAGGCCTGGGGCCCCAAAAGGACCCCGGCCAGCCCTTCCAGGGTGAGGTGCACGCTGGTGGGCCCCAGGGGGACATGTACCAGGGCCGCCAGAAAAAGGGCCGCGGTCATCAGGGCGGTGCGGGGAATTTCCTCCAGAGAGAGCCTTCTAAGGCCCAGGGCCAGCCCTCCAGCGGCGATCCCCCATCCACAGAGGCTCTCCCAGGCCGGAAGCACTCCGTCGCTTATGTGCATCAGCGGACCTCCCGGAAAAGAGGAAAACCCGTGGGGGCCAGGGCCGGGGTCTCAAAGACATAGAGCCAGATTCCGGAACGCAACATCCGGGGAAAGGTGCGATTGGCGTAGGGGGCCTTTCCCGCAGGCACGGCCACATTCACCACCCACCAACCCCCTTCGGGAAAGCCTACTTCGAAGAATCCCTCTTTGTCGGTCTTGAGGACGAAGGTGATCAGGGGCTCGTTTACCCTACCGTAGGCGTCCAGAGGAAGTTTTTCCTCCGGCACATAAAAACCGTTGAGTTTTTCTACTTCCAATTGGGCTCCGGGGAGGGGCTTTCCGTTGAGAAGGACCCGGCCGCGGAAGACCTGCCCCACCCGAAGCCCATAAGGTCGAGAAAGGGGCTGGATCTCCAGTTCGAAGCCGCAAAGGTTTTGCCAGCCCTTTTCCACCTGGACATGGAGGGGGGTTTTCATTCGATCTTCCCAGACCTCTCCTTCTTCCTGGTTGAGATAGGGTTGAGACTGCAGACAGAGGTAGTAGTCGCCGCGGGCCGTGGGGAGGTATTCTATTCGGTAGCCGAAGCGTTTGCGTCCGGAGGCATAGTCCTTGACCTCGATCCGGCTAAAGGAAAGGCGGTCTTTTTGACCCTCCGGCTTGAGCATGAACCCCTTGGGGGCCTTGAGATCGTAAAGGATGCCCTCAAAGGGATGCCCAAAAAGGACCCAGATATTTATCACCTGCCCCCGCAATCCGTAGCCTTGACCCTCCGGAGGCACGGCGATGAGAAAATGGGCCCAGGCCCCGCCGGCCAGAAATCCCAACCACAAAAGCCCTACGATACCCCTTAAGCCTATCCTCTTGCCCATGGACAACTTCCTCCTCTTATGGTAACATTATTTTAATAAAGATAGCACTAATGTCAACCATGTCAACCTCGAGCTTTCAGGGTGGCCTTCGTCCCGAGGCGGACTTAATTTTTGGTCGAGGGGGTTGACAGAAAACAAAAATTCTTCTAAATAAATAACACCAAAAAATAGAAAAGGAGGTTGAGTTATGTGCATCAGACCGGGTTTGTTGGCCCCAGACTTTGAGGCCCAGGGTTATGCCGATGGAGAGATCAAGACCTTTAAGCTTTCGGATTATCGGGGAAAGTGGGTGCTTCTGGTTTTTTATCCCGCAGACTTTACCTTTGTCTGTCCTACGGAATTGGTGGCCATTGCCAAGAAGTACAAGGATCTCAAAGAGATGGGGGTAGAGGTCTTTGGAATCAGTATCGATACCCCCTTCGTGCACAAGGTCTGGCAGGAGACCGAGCTTTCCAAGATGATCGAGGGGGGCATTCCTTATCCCTTGCTTTCCGATCCGGCGGGAAAGATCGGCCAGCTCTACGGAGTCTATGACGAGAAGGCCGGCCTCAACTTGCGGGGGACCTTTCTCATCGATCCGGATGGGGTGATCCAATTTATGGATATCCTGAACGCCCCGGTAGGGCGCAACGCGGACGAGCTGGTGCGGCGCATCAAGGCCTTCCAGCATGTGAGGGAGACCGGAGGGGCCGAGGTCTGTCCGGCCCACTGGGAGCCCGGAAAGCCCACCCTCAAGCCCGGAGCGGATCTGGCCGGAAAGGTCTATGAGACTTGGAAGGCGGAATTGGTAGACTAATAGAGAAAAGGGCGGGGGTATCCCCCCGCCCAATTTCCCAAGGGGGGTGTGACCATGCGTCTCTTAAACCTTTTGGTTTTGGGGATTCTTTCTTTTTGTTTGGCTTTTCCGGTATGGGCTGGGGATCAGGATCTGCTTTCCCGAGCCCGAAGGTATTTCGAACCGCTTCCGGAAAAGCCTCCGGCCCTGAAGGGCAATCCCTTAAACCCTTACAAGATTGAGCTGGGAAAGATGCTCTACTTTGATCCCCGCCTTTCGGCCTCCCACCTCATAAGCTGTAACACCTGTCACAATCTCTCTCTGGCCGGAGTGGATATCCAGGAGACTTCCACCGGGCACATGTGGCAACGGGGGCCACGGAATGCCCCTACAGTCCTCAACTCCGTCTTCAATACGGCGCAGTTCTGGGACGGCCGAGCCAAGGACCTGGAAGAACAGGCCAAAGGTCCGGTTCAGGCCTCGGTAGAAATGAGCAACACCCCGGAGAGGGTGGTGGCTACCCTCAAGTCCATTCCGGAGTATGTGGAGCTTTTCCGGAAGGCCTTCCCCGGGGAAAAAGACCCCGTGACCTTTGACAACGTGGCCAAGGCCATCGAGGCCTTCGAGGCCACCCTTCTTACTCCCAACTCTCCCTTCGATCGGTTTCTTAAAGGAGATCTTCGGGCCCTTACGGCCGAAGAGAAGGAGGGTCTGCGTCTTTTCATGGAAAAGGGCTGCGCCAACTGCCATAACGGAATCAACGTGGGAGGAGGGATGTACGCCCCCTTCGGAGTGGTGGAGCGCCCCGGGGCGGATATTCTTCCTCCGGGAGACAAAGGCCGCTTTGCGGTGACCAAGACCGCCTCTGACGAATATGTCTTTAAGGTTCCTTCCCTGCGCAATATCGCCCTGACCTATCCCTATTTCCATTCCGGCAAGGTCTGGAGTCTGGAGGATGCGGTCTCCATCATGGGTTCGGCCCAGCTGGGAGCAGATCTCAGTCCAGAAGAAGTGCGCAAGATCGTGGCCTTTCTCAAGACCCTTACCGGAAAACAGCCGGAGATTGTGCTTCCCATCCTTCCTCCTAGCACCGACCGTACCCCCAGGCCCATCCTGGGCAAGGTAAAATAGGCCTTTGAGGGCGGCCCTTGCGGCCGCCCTTTCTTTTTTGACAGATCCCTTTAAAATAGATCTGGCTGCCGGGTCCTGCGCGACGGATCCCGGTGAACCCCGCCAGGCCCGAAAGGGAGCAACGGTAGCCGGGCTCTCCGGGTGCCGCAGGGGTGCCCGGCAGCCGTAAGCGGAAGCGCCAGGGGCCTGGTGGCCCCCCCGGGCTTCAAACCCGGTGCGCCGTCGGAAACGGCGGCGGGTGGGTTCGATTCCCATGCGCTTCCGCCAATCTAGATTCTAATAATCCGGGCTGGCCCCAATGTCTCACGGCGGAAAAGTGATATCTTTCCTCTAGGTCTCTGGGTACCACAGCGCCGGTGTTTTGGCTTTGCAGTTAAGGGTGACAAAATCGCCTTGCAGTAACACTTGCAGTAACACCTGTCTTGACGCTTGAGGAGAGAGGGGTTAAATATGAGATGATCTGTGCCGAGGTGGCGGAACTGGTAGACGCGCTGGCTTGAGGGGCTAGTGGGCTTCGGCCCGTGCGGGTTCGACTCCCGCCCTCGGCACCATTTTTCCCTTCTTGGGGACAATCCGGGGACAAATGCCGGGAAAGCCATGATACGCAAGGGATAGAGATCTGAGAATCCTTCTCAATAAGCGGAGGACTCGACTTCCGATTTTGCGTGATTATTCTCGATTAGAAGGAGCTTTTTCCCGTTTCTCGAGCCACTTCCCAAGGAAACCAACTTACGGGACCGGTCCTCCCCCTTCGAAAAGAGCTATGGGCTTCGGAGTGAGGAGGGCATAGGTTTTTTTCGCGTCCGAATGCTCCAGGTAACCTCCGATCTTCTGGGGCTTTTTCAAGGAGAGGTATGGAAAAGATGACTTTTAGGTCCAGACACAAAACTTCACCAGTGTCCAACGAAGTCCCTTTCGTATTTTTAATGAGGCAAGTCGTGGACCATAGTGTTTCGTCAACTGTGTCCGCAGGATAAGAGGCCTTCCTCCATAAGATCCTCAAAACCTCTCAGTTTTCGCGAACGGTATTTCTCCTCTAGACCCCTAAGCACCAGATAGACTACCTTGTAAAGTGCCCCAGGCTCACAGAAAACCTCTATCACCTTGGTCCTGCGCTTGACCTCTTTAATCAGCCTTTCAAGCTGATTCGTGGTGTAAATATAATTCCGAATAGGCTCCGGATATTCCAGAAAAACCAAGAGATCCTCGAGGTTCTCCTCCCAGTGCTTCACTACTTCCGGATACTTCCCTTGCCACCGGGCCTTGAAAGCCCTGAAGGCCTCCAGGGCCTCGGACCTCCTCCCAGCCCGATAAATTTTCCTCAAATCCTGAGCCAGCGCCTCTCGGTGAGACCTCCGAACCTTCCTCAGGCTATACTTGAGACTGTGAAGAACGCATCTCTGAAACCTGGCCCCAGGATAAACCCTGAGAACCGCCTCCTTCAAGCCTGATAGCCCGTCCCCTATGACCACCTCAATCCTCTTGAGACCTCTTTCGCGCAGTTCGTTGAAAATTTCCTGATAAACCAGAGCGCTCTCACCTTCCCCTCCACTGGTCCAAAAGCCCACAATCTCTCTGGTCCCATCTCGCCTTATCCCCAAAGCCAGATACACCGGCTCCCTGGCCACAGTTCCTCTCCTCACCGGCAGAAAAGTAGCATCCAGATAAAGGGCAAAGTATTCCTCCGAAAGCCTTCGCTTTCTCCAGGACTCAATTTGGTCCTCGGCTACCTCCGTTAGTCTGCTTATACTGGCTGGCGAATAGTAAGCCCCGTAAATGGTCTCGATAAATCTTGAAACCGCCCTGGTACTGGCTCCCGAAGCGTACAAGGCCAATACAGCTTCTCCCAAGTCGAGACCGGCTCTTCTCCTTGGAGGAGGTAGAATCTGAGCTCTAAAGTTTCCATCTCGAGTTCTGGGAACCATAAGGCCTTCAATAGGCCCGTATTTGGTGAGAAGGGAGCGAGAGTAGAAACCATTGCCTTTGGTTTCAGGGTGTTCCTCAAGGTAAAGGCTTCTTTCCTCAATAGCCAGTCGCTCAATCACGCTTTTAATGGCCTCCTTGATGAGGTCCTCCAGCTTTTCTATAATTTCTCTGTCCTGCATGGCCTTCCTCCTTCCCTTTGGTTTGACTCCCACTTATTATCGCAAGGAGGAAGGCCTCTTTATTTACCCCCTCGGACACAATTTGTGAAACACTACCCGTGGACTTGAAATAGGGAAAGAAATTTTATATACTTAAATAGGGAGCATGTATATCCGCTCTCCCACCCACACCCTCCTCAGGGGCGGGCCCCGGCCCGCCCCAATTTTTGTGATTGTCGAAAACAATTTTTTCTGCTATCCCTTAAATATGCCTCGCATTCTGGGAAAAGGGTCCTTTCTAGGAATCTTTTTCTTTCTCTTGATGGTCGTGTTTTTCTTTCCGGCCTTTAGCGGGGCCGAAAATGGAACTTCTTTTCAGATCCTTTCCGAAATGTCCAAAGGGCTTAAAAATTGCAATTATCGTCTGGGAAAGCTTTCTGGAGAGCTGGAAAGACTTTCTACGGAGATAGGGGCCCTTCGGGAAGAAAACCAGAAATTGCTGGAGCATTCCGAGAAGGAGAGGTCTTTTCAGAGTCAGGTTGAGGCTCGTTTGGGAAAACTCGAGGCCCGGGTGGAGGAATTGCACTTAGAGATTCAGGTGCTCATAAAGGCCCTGGTAGCCCTTATCGCCACCCTTATCCTTTTTGTCCTGGTGATGCTCCTTCGGGCCCGGCGAGGGCCTCGGGGAGGGAGCCTGCGTTTTTAGACCAGTTTTACGCTGACCACCTTGGAGACCCCTTCTTCTTCCATGGTGACCCCGAAAAGGGCGTCGGCCACCTCCATGACCCGGGGATTGTGGGTAATGAGGATCACCTGGGAGCGCTCTTTGAGTTTCTGAAGAAGGCTGTTGAAGCGCAGGGTGTTAGCCTCGTCCAGCGGGGCGTCCACCTCGTCCAGGATGCAGAAGGGCCCGGATTTCACCAGATAGAAGGCGAAGAGCACTGCCAGGGCACAGAGGGCCTTTTCTCCTCCGGAAAGCATGGTCAGGTGCTTTACAGGCTTTCCGGGAAGTTTTACCCGCAGGTCCAGGCCGGAAGAGAGGGGGTCCTCGGGACGGGTGAGATAGAGTTCGGCCCGACCTCCTTCAAAAAGGAGAGGAAAGACCTCTTTTAACCGGGCGTTAGCCACCTCCAGGGTCTCGCGCAGGAGTCTTCGGCTTTCGGCGTCAAGCCTCTCCATGGCCTTCTCCAGATCGGCTATGGCCGAAAGGAGTTCGGCCCGTCTTTCGGAAAGAAAGGTCCGACGTTCCTCCACCCGCTGGAGCTCCTCCTCGGCGGCCAGATTCACCGGGGGAAACTCGGCCAGCCTTTCCCGCACACGCTGGAGGGCCTCCTCTACCCGGGAGAGATCCTTCTCAGCCGGAGGGCCTCCGGAGACGAAGGCCTCTAGATCGGTTTCGTGGATCTCCCGGGCCTCCTCCCGGAGGTGCTCCAGGGTCATTTCCGCCTCCACCCGGTCGATCTCGAGTTTGTGCTTTCTCTCTTGCAAACGCCCCCGCTCCCGGCTACGGACCCTTTCGGCCTCCTCTAATTGCCTTAAGGTTTCTTGGACCTCCGTATAACGCCCTTTAAGGGCCTCAAGCTCCCGACGTTTCTTTTCCAGGGTTTCTTCGAGCTTTCGCCGTTCGGCCTGGATCTTTCGCAGAGTCTCCCGCACGAAGTTCAATTCTTCGGAAAGGAGGGCCTCCTGCTGCCCGGCCCTCTCGCGCTTTTCCCGGGCCCGGGAAAGGGCCTTTTCCAGTTCACTTTCCTGTTCCTTTAAGGATTGGAGGCGTCCGGAAAGCTCGGCCACCTTCCGGGCCCTCTCCCGTAATTCTTGATCCCGTTTCCGGGCCTCCTCCTTTAGCCCGGAAAGCTCTTGCCGCAGGCGATCTTCCTCGGAGAAGATCCCCTCCAGCTCTATTTTCAGGGCTTCCACTTCTTTTTCCTTGGCCGCAAGCTCCCTTTCGAGAGTTTCCCGGCGTTGAAGAAGCTCTCCCTCCTCGCGCCGGAGAAAGGCCTCCTCCTGCTGCAGGCGTTCCAGGGCCCTTTCTATCTCCGAAAGTCTCTTTTGGACTTTTTGTATCTCTTTTTCCCTAATCTGGGCTTCTGAGGTAATTTTTTCGGCTTCTTTTTGGATTTGGGCCAATTTTTCGCGGAGAATTTCCCTTTTTTGTGAAATATTGGAGGTTTCAGACTGAAGGTCCTTCAACCGAGAGGCTATCTCTTCCAGACGGCCTTTGATCTCCAAAATGCCCGGCCCTCCCTTTCGCAGGACCTTAAGAAAACCTGGGGGTTCGAAAAGAAGACCCTGGCCGGGGAGATAGACCGGGACCTCCGGGGGGTCTTCCCAGAGGGCCTCCGGGGCTTCGGCTTCCCCTAGGCCTCCAAGAAAGGCCTTAAGCCTTTTGCGGGTCTCGGGGGTAGAAAGAAAAAGACCGGGAAGACCTTCGGTTTTTGTGAGAAGAGATAGCTCCTCCGGGCCTTCTGCCACCGGAAAGAGGAGTCTTTCGGCGAGCACGGCCTCGGCCTGAGGACGCTTTTCCGGAGGGACCTCTAGAAGATCGGCCAGGAGCTTGAGGTCTCTTCTTTCCCGCAGGCGACGGAGATCCGGAGGAAGAAGACGGGAAAGGGCGGACTTGAGGGCCTCTTTTTCCTTAAGGAGGGCCCTTTT
This portion of the Thermosulfurimonas marina genome encodes:
- a CDS encoding AAA family ATPase; amino-acid sequence: MRIKRLEIYGFKSFPYRVVLPFPPGISAIVGPNGSGKSNIVDALRWVLGEQSLKRLRVRAAEELLFAGDHGRAPAFAEVRLVLENDGQAPESLRDLPEIVVARRLYRSGESEFLINNRACRLKDIHYLFLDTGVHPRGYGLIDQGEVGKFLEWSPEERRFFLEELAGVSRYRVNREESRRNLERTRENLARVEDLLAELESRLQELSEQARLAREYRKLREEFRHLALTRLALLWLRAQRAKERAEEQLREIEEKLSRLEEEEKGRLPEYEKTVTEAHLLKRKLREREEELQEEERRREELSRKLRALYQEEAELSRSLEREKTRKEALAEEIRRLETQRETLFEEKRALSEVLEAEKAQQEKARKEFEALQEKLEKEEKGFREIETRVLSLQEKRRFAEAERERILREIRSLSEKESLLQEKATQMARSREKGLAERENLNEELQALEARYRKLLEEAQRRTEVQKELKVQLQAFEETLRVLEQEKRALLKEKEALKSALSRLLPPDLRRLRERRDLKLLADLLEVPPEKRPQAEAVLAERLLFPVAEGPEELSLLTKTEGLPGLFLSTPETRKRLKAFLGGLGEAEAPEALWEDPPEVPVYLPGQGLLFEPPGFLKVLRKGGPGILEIKGRLEEIASRLKDLQSETSNISQKREILREKLAQIQKEAEKITSEAQIREKEIQKVQKRLSEIERALERLQQEEAFLRREEGELLQRRETLERELAAKEKEVEALKIELEGIFSEEDRLRQELSGLKEEARKRDQELRERARKVAELSGRLQSLKEQESELEKALSRAREKRERAGQQEALLSEELNFVRETLRKIQAERRKLEETLEKKRRELEALKGRYTEVQETLRQLEEAERVRSRERGRLQERKHKLEIDRVEAEMTLEHLREEAREIHETDLEAFVSGGPPAEKDLSRVEEALQRVRERLAEFPPVNLAAEEELQRVEERRTFLSERRAELLSAIADLEKAMERLDAESRRLLRETLEVANARLKEVFPLLFEGGRAELYLTRPEDPLSSGLDLRVKLPGKPVKHLTMLSGGEKALCALAVLFAFYLVKSGPFCILDEVDAPLDEANTLRFNSLLQKLKERSQVILITHNPRVMEVADALFGVTMEEEGVSKVVSVKLV
- a CDS encoding IS256 family transposase, which produces MQDREIIEKLEDLIKEAIKSVIERLAIEERSLYLEEHPETKGNGFYSRSLLTKYGPIEGLMVPRTRDGNFRAQILPPPRRRAGLDLGEAVLALYASGASTRAVSRFIETIYGAYYSPASISRLTEVAEDQIESWRKRRLSEEYFALYLDATFLPVRRGTVAREPVYLALGIRRDGTREIVGFWTSGGEGESALVYQEIFNELRERGLKRIEVVIGDGLSGLKEAVLRVYPGARFQRCVLHSLKYSLRKVRRSHREALAQDLRKIYRAGRRSEALEAFRAFKARWQGKYPEVVKHWEENLEDLLVFLEYPEPIRNYIYTTNQLERLIKEVKRRTKVIEVFCEPGALYKVVYLVLRGLEEKYRSRKLRGFEDLMEEGLLSCGHS